The nucleotide sequence TCTGGAAGCTGCTGGGGAAGGAGCCCGGTTCGACGAGCAgtcaaaacagcagcatcagcagagGAGGACGAGGcactgaggacactgagaaGCTGGTGGGGACAGCtggtgaggaggagcaggaggtgggGTGTGAGAGGAAGCAGAACAGACaacagaaggaggagggaagCCAGGACAAGGAGAAGACCAGTTCTGGGGCTACACTGGGACGTTTGCTGACCTACTGCAGAAAGGATGGTGGGCTGCTGTTTGTAGctgtcctctttctcctcatctctgctgtgtgtgagtggccTTGACATAGTATTATAAACCTGTTTAGTGTTTAGTGACAGTGTTTAATCCTGTCTGTTACAAAGGATTGCAACACTTGTGTAATATATCAGAAGAACCTTACTTTGACAGTTGTGTTAAAGTACTGAGCCTGTAGGTTATGACTGTGTTACTCATTTCACATTACACAACCCTTACAGCTTTTGTTGTCATAAAAAGCGACATTAAAAAGTACAAAGGTCTTGGATTCCTtatcttccaccactggagcCAATGCAGATGGACCTTATAACACTTTATTGAAGATGCAGTACACTTATGGatacagtctttttttaaatctcatatTACATATCAACTCTCGTAATAAGCTTCAAAACAGTGCTCCATTACGTGTAAACTGTATGGCAAAAACACCTCACCTTCATAACATACAAACAGTGTAAATTTAGACCTTTGGAACAAGGGCTGCAGTTAATGATTATTTCTATTACTGATTAGTCTGCtgagaaaaatgtccatcaaaaTATCtcacagctctgtgagacttaaaaaaatcacttactAACGATTCAAAATACaaagatattttgtttattgtcaCAGAAGACAAAGCAAAGCAGTAAATGTTCACACCCGAGAACCTGTTGTTTTAGCTCTACTTTTAAGCAAATTTTCTTCAATTTCTAAAGCAAATTTGAAAACAGATTTCTCATTGTTGTCCAAGAGTTCTCAGTATGTATCTTGCATTTGCTGATGATAATTAGGAGAACCTATTATGCATAAATAATCAATTCCACTGAGATCCAAAAATATGTGGACAGCCTTAACATTATACAATGTTCTCTGTCTTTACCTCCAGGTGAAGCCTTCATACCGTACTACTATGGGAAGGCCATAGACAGCATTGTTGTTCATCAGAGCATGGAGTACTTTGCTAAACCCGTCATCACTCTGGCTGTACTGGCCTTAGCCAGGTgagtatatacagtacacaggTTGTCTTGTGCAGTACACTGACAGTTGTaattatctttttcttttgacattATTGGTCACTACAGAGATCAGGAAATAGAGTTAGCTGCTATAGTGACACGTGACAAACCCGCTTGACAAGATGTAAAGCAGATTGTTATGTGTCCTGTCGAACCAGAAAAATGGCTGAGCTTCATGATGTTtgacaacattttctttctcctcagtTCACTTGCAATGGGAGTGCGTGGGGGAGTCTTCACCCTCACATTTGCTCGACTAAACCTTCGGCTCAGGAACCATCTCTTCAGAACTCTGATGAGGCAGGAAATTGCCTTTTTTGATGAGAACCACACAGGTGATGTGGGAACGcaatccatccatctatccatctttGATCAACTTCCTCTATTTATGGATCTTATTTAACATTAAAGCAGTCACCTAATGCTGTTACATGCCTATATCACCCTGTAGGTGACATCATTTCACGTCTGTCAGCTGACACCACCCAAGTGAGTGATCTCATCTCTCAGAATGTCAACATCTTCCTGAGGAGCACCATCAAGGGCGCTGGCTTCTTCATCTTCATGTTTGGGATGTCCTGGAAGCTCACACTGGTGACCATCATGGGATTCCCTTTCGTTGCAGTTGTCTCCAAAGTTTATGGTGAATACTACAAGGTAAAGTAGTTTTGTGTCTGAGTTGATGATGTATTTTACAAGTAAGAGTAAAGTAACctctatgttttatttttacagaaacTGACCAAAGAAGTGCAAACAACTCTTGCAGAGGCCAATAAAGTTGCAGAGGAAACCATTTCCTCCATGAGGACAGTGCGGAGCTTTGCCAACGAGTGTGGGGAGGCCGACTCCTACTACGCCAAGCTCTTAATCATGTTCCAGCTCAACAAAAAGCAAGCCTTGGCTTATGCTTGCTACATGTGGTCTAGTTGTGTAGGTGTCAACAGTTGCTTCttcaaaaaatatgtaaagCTCTGGATGTTTTTATCGATAACTGTTTGTTACAGTAGTTGTGTggtttttcagatttcagagcTTGCTTTAGAGGTTGCCATCCTCTACTATGGTGGTCACCTTGTGGTTACTGGTCAGATGAGCAGTGGTGCCTTGATATCCTTTTTCATATACATGCTCGAGCTGGGAGAATGTCTAGAGGTatgttgtctgttttatttttttactcagAGTGTTCAAAAACAACTAGCTTAGGCTAATGCTCTGAACCAATACCTTGTGTTATCCACCCCACAGAGCATTGCATCGGTGTACACAGGTCTCATGCAGGGAGTGGGAGCTGCTGAGAAAGTTTTTGAGTACCTGGACAGGAAACCCAAACACCCAGCTGATGGCACAGAGGCTCCAGACACATGTACTGGTCTGGTTGAATTTAAAGACATCACGTTTGCTTACCCAACACGCCCTGAGATTGATATTCTCAAGGTTGGTCCTGAGGGATCTTGCTCCCACGCTTTGTTGATAAACCTGTAAAAGCAGTATACTACTCACAGCTGGTCAGTTTGACTTTAAGTAGCAGAGTTGAGGGTCAGTTTGCTAAAATACTGGGCCAATCCAAGCCTTTTATTTAATTAAGTATCTCAGTCTAATAGCAACTACACATGGTTTTGCACCAAAATGATATAGTTCTAGGGAAAAAGGCAGGTGCACATTTTGCGATATTTTATATCTGTAATGTAAATCCCAAAATATCAGTAGCTCTTCAGCCTCGAAACCCATTCTTTTTTTACGTTGACTTTTTAAGTTGAAAGGAAATAACTTCCTGAATTGGTTCCTTTTGTAGGGAGTGTCATTTACCCTGCGGCCTGGAGAGGTCACAGCCCTCGTGGGACCCTCAGGCAGTGGAAAGAGCTCCTGTGTGAGTCTGCTGGAAAACTTTTACTCTCCTCAACAAGGCCAGGTGCTGCTGGATGGAAAACCTGTTCACACCTTCCAGCATGACTACCTCCACTCCAAGGTCTGTCTGAATCAGTGCAATAGGAATAGTTTTAGGGATATGACAGGGTGTTCTTTTGAAGTAGTAGTAGTCTGAagacatacattttttaaatgggtGACATTTATGCCTTTTTCGTTTaaaaaaggctcagtaatttcctaaaacaacTGGGCACGGCAGTTTAAGCAAACCTTACTCAAACTGGAGTAAATAGTGCATGCATTAGGGAGTATGTAGGTGctgattaatccacatttggtgctctagtgaatatttacagcagcaggaaggtgtATGTAGGATTGagttaaaaataaactacagttaCTAGGATCAAGTTACTTTTGGTTAAGGTCTTCCACACCACTTGGAATCATCAATCCAattgttattttgtttctgcaggTAGCTCTTGTGGGCCAAGAGCCTGTGTTGTTTGCCCGCACGGTCAAGGAAAACATCACCTATGGCTTGAGTGACATCCCCATGGAGGCTGTGGTGCAGGCTGCCACCAAGGCTAATGCTCATGACTTTATCACCACCCTCCCCAAAGGCTATGACACAAGTAATTATGAGATCTGTTTATCTGTAAGTCAGCCACAGGTGTACTGCATTAGTAATTGAAAAGGTAGGAACATGTTACACTTGCGTGACTTACTTAAGCCTTAATACAAGTTACTGTTAGGGTTAGAATCTGATTGTAATGTATCACTGTCACACTGGATTTCCTGCACTGGTCTCCTGTGAGACAGTTCATGGTTAATTCAGGCTCAGTGGGATCTACTCTTAAGTTTTAATTCAATCATtactttgttttgaaaagtactatgtaaa is from Lates calcarifer isolate ASB-BC8 linkage group LG13, TLL_Latcal_v3, whole genome shotgun sequence and encodes:
- the abcb9 gene encoding ATP-binding cassette sub-family B member 9, with the protein product MDIKVGVSCIVLFVLLDVVITTVLYTHGSHLIIFRKDALDFNILKSALDLWGTVLLRASILLGASIGVSWNKEDGPLRVSSLSTLILLICLIIITYALAKLLMLTELEPLTHKPWLLSLICWTCVSSLGVMLLWKLLGKEPGSTSSQNSSISRGGRGTEDTEKLVGTAGEEEQEVGCERKQNRQQKEEGSQDKEKTSSGATLGRLLTYCRKDGGLLFVAVLFLLISAVCEAFIPYYYGKAIDSIVVHQSMEYFAKPVITLAVLALASSLAMGVRGGVFTLTFARLNLRLRNHLFRTLMRQEIAFFDENHTGDIISRLSADTTQVSDLISQNVNIFLRSTIKGAGFFIFMFGMSWKLTLVTIMGFPFVAVVSKVYGEYYKKLTKEVQTTLAEANKVAEETISSMRTVRSFANECGEADSYYAKLLIMFQLNKKQALAYACYMWSSCISELALEVAILYYGGHLVVTGQMSSGALISFFIYMLELGECLESIASVYTGLMQGVGAAEKVFEYLDRKPKHPADGTEAPDTCTGLVEFKDITFAYPTRPEIDILKGVSFTLRPGEVTALVGPSGSGKSSCVSLLENFYSPQQGQVLLDGKPVHTFQHDYLHSKVALVGQEPVLFARTVKENITYGLSDIPMEAVVQAATKANAHDFITTLPKGYDTSVGEKGTQLSGGQKQRVAIARALIRNPRVLILDEATSALDAESEHIVQQALNNIMQEHTVLVIAHRLSTVEKAHSVIVIDRGSVAEQGTHCQLMASGGLYCKLVQRQVLGIETGAEVLNPPENLSWKSDGGHQRRRQSSSSASESESNARY